TGAGATCGATCATTTGAACGGCAAGCTGTTCATCGACTATCTCAAACCGCTGAAACGGCAGATGATCACGCGCAAGATGCAAAAGCTGAAACGCGAGAAAGCACGCTCATGACCGTGCGCACCTGCTTGCCCTGGCCTGACAAACGTCTGCGAACCGAAGCGGATGAGGTGGCAGAAATCACCGATGAAATTCGGACGATCTGGGACGATATGATCGACACGATGGAGGCAATGCCCGGTGTTGGCCTTGCTGCGACGCAGATTGGTGTGATGTTGCGTCTGGCCGTGGTTGATGGATCGGCTGAGCGGGGCAAGGCCGTGCGTCTGGCCAACCCGGAAATCCTGCACAGCTCGATTGAGCTGCGCGAACATGAAGAAGCCAGCCCGAACTTGCCCGGTGTGTCAGCCAAGATCAAACGCCCGCGTGCAGTGACTGTGAAATACGTGAACGAACAGGGCATGGTGGACCGTCGCGACTTTGTCGGGATCGACGCCACCAGCGTGCAGCATCAGATCGATCATCTGAACGGGAAGATGTATTTCGACCGGCTCAGTAAGGTCAAACGCGACATGCTGCTGCGTAAAGCAAAGAAACTGACGTAAGTCGGGTTTCAGCCCGGCACCTGAAAAACTCCGGAGACGAGCATGCGTGTCATCTTCATGGGAACCCCCGAATTCTCAGTCCCGGTGTTGGATGCGCTGGTTGAGGCTGGGCACGAAATTGCTGCCGTCTATTGTCAGCCGCCGCGCCCTGCCGGTCGCGGCAAGAAAGACCGCCCCACGCCCGTTCACGCCCGGGCCGAGGGGCTGGGCCTTCCCGTCCGCCATCCGGTTTCGTTGAAATCAGCCGAAGAACAAGACGCCTTTGCCGAGTTAAACGCGGATGTGGCTGTTGTCGTGGCTTACGGCCTGATCCTACCGCAACCCATACTAGATGCGCCCAAACAGGGTTGCCTGAACATCCATGCCAGCCTGTTGCCGCGTTGGCGCGGGGCCGCGCCGATCCATCGGGCGATCATGTCCGGCGACGCCGAGACCGGGATCTGCATTATGCAGATGGAGGCAGGTCTGGACACTGGCCCCGTTCTGTTGCGGCAGGTAACTGCGATCGAGCCCGAAGAAACCACTGCGAAGCTACACGATCGCCTGTCGATCATGGGGGCCGCGTTGATCGTCGATGCACTGGCCAATCTGCCGAACCTTGCACCTGAACCTCAGCCCGAGGACGGCGTGACTTATGCCGCTAAGATCGACAAGTCCGAGGCGCGCATTGACTGGAAACGCCCGGCGGTCGAGGTTGATCGGCAGATCCGCGGCCTGTCGCCCTTTCCCGGGGCCTGGACCGAAATGGACGGTGAGCGGATCAAGGTGGTTGCGTCGTGCGTCGCAGACGGGCAGGGCGCCCCTGGCGAAGTTTTGAATGACGATCTGCACGTGGCCTGCGGGCAGGGTGCCGTCGAACTGCTGCGCTTGCAAAGGGCAGGCAAAGGCGCGCAGGATAGGGAAACGTTTCTGCGGGGCTGGGCGATACCGACCGGCACTCGGCTGTCTTCGGAGTAAAGCCATATGTTCATGGTGATGATGGGCACCGTCGTGATTGCCGGGATTGTGGGGTACCTGTCCGAGAAATCCGGTTTTACTCATAACGGCTATCTGCCCTCGATCATCATTTGCGTGGGCGGAGCGTTCTTGTTTTATTTTGTCCGCATCATGTTTGGGATCAGCTTTGGCCCGCCGGGATTGGACGCGGTGATTTCATCTGTCGGGGCCTTGATCATCGTGCCGACCCATTGGAGGAAGTAAGATGCCCGTCGTCGCCCTGATCATCATTGGAGCAGCTGCTGGGTTTTTGGCCACCCGGCTGATGCGGATCGAGGCAGATATCCCGACGACCATGTTGATTGGGATTGTTGGCGCTCTGATCGGAGGGTTCCTGCTGCGGTTTTTGGTAACAGTCATGGGCTGGCTGTCTGGCTTTGTTGGCGCAGTTCTTGGCGCGTTACTGGTGATCTGGATCTGGCAAACCTATCTGCGCCGATAACCGCTTGACCTTAGGTCTTTTGTCCGTCCAGATCGCGTCCAAACGATTTGGGAGGATGCCGATGCTGCACGAACTGAAACCGGGTGATGTCGCCCTGATGGGTGTGCCCCTGGACCTGCATTCCTCTTTCCTGCAAGGTCCGGCTTTCGCGCCCGGACGAATTCGCGAGGCGCTGCATTCGGGTGCTGCCAATCTGACGGCCGAGGACGGCACTGATCTGGGCGCGACCGAGCGGTTTCGTGATACCGGCGATTTGGACGTGTTCGAAATGCGCGGTCAGGAGCCGATTGACCGGATCGAAACCGAAGCAGCCAAGCGGATCGCAACCGGCGCGCGCCTGTTGTCTCTGGGCGGGGATCATTCTGTAGCCTATCCGCTGATCAAAGCCCATGCGGACCGATACGAAGGCCTGAACATTCTGCATATCGACAGCCATCCCGATCTGTATGACGAGCAGGATATCGGCCCATTGGGCCATGGCTGCCCCTTTGCGCGGGTGATGGAGAACTGCCCGGTCAAGCGATTGGTACAGGTCGGAATCAGAACCATGAACGCCCATCAGCGCGCGCAAGCCGACAGGTTCGGAGTCGAAGTGATCGACATGCGCAACTGGAGTGCCGACCTGCAGATTTCTTTTGATGGCGCCGTCTATCTGTCACTGGATCTCGATGCGCTGGACCCGGCCTTTGCCCCCGGGGTC
The genomic region above belongs to Ruegeria sp. HKCCD4315 and contains:
- the def gene encoding peptide deformylase, giving the protein MTVRTCLPWPDKRLRTEADEVAEITDEIRTIWDDMIDTMEAMPGVGLAATQIGVMLRLAVVDGSAERGKAVRLANPEILHSSIELREHEEASPNLPGVSAKIKRPRAVTVKYVNEQGMVDRRDFVGIDATSVQHQIDHLNGKMYFDRLSKVKRDMLLRKAKKLT
- the fmt gene encoding methionyl-tRNA formyltransferase, coding for MRVIFMGTPEFSVPVLDALVEAGHEIAAVYCQPPRPAGRGKKDRPTPVHARAEGLGLPVRHPVSLKSAEEQDAFAELNADVAVVVAYGLILPQPILDAPKQGCLNIHASLLPRWRGAAPIHRAIMSGDAETGICIMQMEAGLDTGPVLLRQVTAIEPEETTAKLHDRLSIMGAALIVDALANLPNLAPEPQPEDGVTYAAKIDKSEARIDWKRPAVEVDRQIRGLSPFPGAWTEMDGERIKVVASCVADGQGAPGEVLNDDLHVACGQGAVELLRLQRAGKGAQDRETFLRGWAIPTGTRLSSE
- a CDS encoding GlsB/YeaQ/YmgE family stress response membrane protein; translated protein: MPVVALIIIGAAAGFLATRLMRIEADIPTTMLIGIVGALIGGFLLRFLVTVMGWLSGFVGAVLGALLVIWIWQTYLRR
- the speB gene encoding agmatinase, with protein sequence MLHELKPGDVALMGVPLDLHSSFLQGPAFAPGRIREALHSGAANLTAEDGTDLGATERFRDTGDLDVFEMRGQEPIDRIETEAAKRIATGARLLSLGGDHSVAYPLIKAHADRYEGLNILHIDSHPDLYDEQDIGPLGHGCPFARVMENCPVKRLVQVGIRTMNAHQRAQADRFGVEVIDMRNWSADLQISFDGAVYLSLDLDALDPAFAPGVSHHEPGGLSTREVINLIHRFEGQLVGADIVELNPHRDPYGMTAMVAAKFVKEIGARLLSR